TTACTGAAGCTTTTCCTGAATAATTTAGAAACACCCCTATTTCTGGACTTTAAGGAGGAATCTGACCATCTTAAAAAACTTACCGTCAACGGTGCACAGATACAGATTATTCATGAGAACGAACATATTAAAATTCCTTTGGACCATTTAAAAGAAGGAGAAAACAGCTTGGAAATCGATTTTTGGGCAGGAGAGTTATCCCTAAACCGAAATGACGAATACCTCTACACCTTATTGGTCCCAGATCGGGCCAGAACCCTTTTTCCATGTTTTGATCAACCCAACATTAAAGCAGTTTACAAATTAAGTATTACCGCTCCAAAGGCTTGGCGAGTAATCACTGCCGCTCCTCAAATGGAAGAAATAATAAAAGAGGGATTTATAGAACATAGGTTTGGGCAGTCGGATAAAATAAGTACCTATTTGTTTTCCTTCGTTGCCGGTAAATTCGAATCGGCAGATAGGCAAATTGATAATTTCCCTATGAACATGTTATATCGTGAAACGGACGAAGAAAAAATAAGTTACAGTCTAGATTCTATTTTTCAACTACATGAAAACTCCAAAGTGTTTCTACAGGACTACACGAACCACCCTTTTCCTTTTCAAAAATTGGATTTTGCCGCCATACCCGGTTTTCAGTATGGGGGAATGGAACATGTGGGAGCAATACAGTATAGGGAAGGTTCCCTTTTTTTGGATGAAAGTGCTACGGAGAATAGGAAACTGGGCAGGGCAAAACTAATCGCCCATGAAACGTCCCATATGTGGTTTGGGGATTTGGTCACGATGGATTGGTTTAATGACGTGTGGATGAAGGAAGTCTTCGCTAATTTTATGGCGGATAAGATCGTAAATCCGGCGTTCCCTGATATTAACCATGAGCTGGCCTTTATGGTGGGGCATTATCCAAGTGCATATGGGGAAGACAGAACAAAGGGTACCAATCCTATCCGTCAAAAGTTGGAGAACCTCAACAATGCCGGTTCCCTTTATGGAAGCATCATTTACAATAAAGCACCTGTAATGATGCGGCAATTGGAGGCCGTCGTCGGAAAAGAAAAATTCAAGGAAGGTATTCGAGAATATATAGATACTTATCAAAACTCCAATGCGGACTGGAACAACCTTGTTCAGATTTTGGACAGACAAACCGAAAAAGACCTATTACAATGGAGCGAAGTTTGGGTAAATAGCTCCGGCAGGCCCATTTTTACAGATAGTATTTCCTATGATGCCGATGGCATTATTTCCCATTTTGAAATACGGCAAAAGGCAGAAGATGGCTCGGATCACATATGGCCCCAAACTTTTGATGTATCATTGGTATATCCTGATGGCTCCCAAACTTTCTCGATAGACATGAGTCAAAGTAAATTGGATGTAAATGAAATTATTGGCAAACCTAAACCGATTGCTTTTGTCTACAATTCCAATGGTATGGGGTATGGGGTTTTTCCCACTGATATGACCTCCCTACAAATAATTGATAAAATTAAGGACGAAACCACAAGGGGATCCATCTATATCAATGCCTATGAGAATGCCCTAAATGGAAATATTTCACCTATGGAACTGATCGAGTTTT
This window of the Maribacter cobaltidurans genome carries:
- a CDS encoding M1 family metallopeptidase, with protein sequence MRFLPILLSAFLFINCSPKKRENYNPENGVPLKLAQIRKNQVSNVNYNLSFNIPESKEEPIDSKLLLKLFLNNLETPLFLDFKEESDHLKKLTVNGAQIQIIHENEHIKIPLDHLKEGENSLEIDFWAGELSLNRNDEYLYTLLVPDRARTLFPCFDQPNIKAVYKLSITAPKAWRVITAAPQMEEIIKEGFIEHRFGQSDKISTYLFSFVAGKFESADRQIDNFPMNMLYRETDEEKISYSLDSIFQLHENSKVFLQDYTNHPFPFQKLDFAAIPGFQYGGMEHVGAIQYREGSLFLDESATENRKLGRAKLIAHETSHMWFGDLVTMDWFNDVWMKEVFANFMADKIVNPAFPDINHELAFMVGHYPSAYGEDRTKGTNPIRQKLENLNNAGSLYGSIIYNKAPVMMRQLEAVVGKEKFKEGIREYIDTYQNSNADWNNLVQILDRQTEKDLLQWSEVWVNSSGRPIFTDSISYDADGIISHFEIRQKAEDGSDHIWPQTFDVSLVYPDGSQTFSIDMSQSKLDVNEIIGKPKPIAFVYNSNGMGYGVFPTDMTSLQIIDKIKDETTRGSIYINAYENALNGNISPMELIEFYEDRLYLEKNELLSNLLSGYLRYIFWKYLSSDEQLSEQSRITENLWMQLQNNLPPNKKKVLFNTFRSLAYNGESIEHLYDVWSKKMEIPNLRLNKDDYTEIAMDLVLYQHPETDEIIKRAKDAIENPDQQERFNFLLPSLSSDEAVKGNFMASLQLEKNRAKEAWTATALDNINHPLHEKFALKHLRESLDLLDEIQKTGDIFFPKRWLSSTIGNHTSEEAYQIIQDYLKDNPNLNPSLKSKLWQAADDLRRVQLLEKPVKP